A genomic stretch from Bacteroidota bacterium includes:
- a CDS encoding RHS repeat-associated core domain-containing protein, protein MRITRKLSTSDNKYTYNGKEHENEFGLNWYHYGARYYDPAIGRWWAVDPAREFHSPYLFSANSPIVYSDPDGKETMNNVQYNYAVGNLVRIFQTLHIADMYNLGYQANSQTDGGIYLKPNFDLSKVSDSPIYKRATFLDNLIAGSLGIITGFDQSVNTIASDPVTQPLVNISLSKQEKLDFTITGFDYKYKKDDPTQTRVVVTILITRSDGSTTDLGTMDMDKVVFEKLFEIEKLYAAGEEAKKQGQTDGNKGKPSEGNLWQSMNNFFSSLKGFFNFDSEKKL, encoded by the coding sequence ATGCGCATTACCCGGAAACTCTCTACCTCAGATAATAAATACACTTACAACGGCAAGGAGCATGAAAACGAGTTCGGGTTAAATTGGTATCACTACGGAGCGAGATACTACGATCCAGCCATAGGCCGGTGGTGGGCGGTGGATCCGGCAAGAGAATTTCACTCTCCGTATTTGTTTTCAGCTAACAGCCCAATTGTGTACTCCGATCCAGATGGTAAGGAAACGATGAATAATGTTCAGTACAATTATGCCGTTGGAAATTTGGTTCGAATTTTTCAAACATTGCATATTGCAGATATGTACAATCTAGGATACCAAGCAAATAGTCAAACAGATGGTGGAATTTACCTGAAACCCAATTTTGATTTAAGTAAGGTATCCGATTCACCGATTTACAAGCGAGCTACTTTCTTAGACAATCTTATTGCTGGTTCACTCGGAATAATAACTGGATTTGATCAATCAGTAAATACTATAGCCTCAGATCCTGTCACACAGCCTCTTGTCAATATTTCTCTTTCGAAGCAGGAAAAATTGGATTTTACAATTACAGGATTTGATTATAAATATAAAAAGGATGACCCAACACAAACAAGGGTAGTAGTAACTATTCTTATAACACGTTCTGACGGTTCAACAACTGATTTAGGTACCATGGATATGGACAAGGTAGTTTTTGAAAAGTTATTTGAAATTGAAAAATTGTATGCTGCCGGGGAGGAAGCTAAAAAACAGGGGCAGACTGATGGCAACAAGGGAAAACCAAGTGAAGGCAATTTATGGCAGTCAATGAATAACTTTTTTAGCAGTTTAAAAGGTTTTTTTAATTTCGATTCGGAGAAAAAACTATGA